The following proteins come from a genomic window of Natrinema saccharevitans:
- a CDS encoding threonine synthase codes for METTDAFAGLECADCGAAIEATAEAHRCLECDGPLDASYDYDAIDLDRGTLEGRPADSQWRYTELLPFARETAVTTREGATPLVDCPDLADELGVGRVLIKDEGRNPTGSVRDRGASVAVTAATRSDAADVALPSTGNGGQAAAAYAGRAGLESHAYLPSRSGFTNKAMVNVHGGDMNVVGGRYGDAVGAYEEALAEHDDWYSLRAFETPYRHEGIKTLFYELVEDLEWDVPDAICYPTGIGTGIVGLAKAAREFEELGLIDETPALYAAQASGCAPIADAVADGRDDHAPVERPDTICGELEIPDPPAGSWVLEALRETDGGAVATDDPDILESAVRVAQTTGLEPTPSAAAAASGAWELADRGAFDGDETVVIVNTGAGNKEADVLRSHLMGQGI; via the coding sequence ATGGAGACGACTGACGCCTTCGCGGGGCTCGAGTGCGCCGACTGCGGGGCCGCTATCGAGGCCACCGCCGAGGCCCACCGCTGTCTGGAGTGTGACGGCCCGCTCGACGCGAGCTACGACTACGACGCGATCGATCTCGATCGCGGGACGCTCGAGGGCCGGCCGGCCGACTCGCAGTGGCGCTACACCGAACTCTTGCCGTTCGCTCGCGAGACGGCTGTCACGACCCGGGAGGGCGCGACGCCGCTGGTCGACTGTCCCGACCTGGCAGACGAACTCGGCGTCGGACGGGTCCTGATCAAGGACGAGGGCCGGAACCCGACGGGCTCGGTCCGCGACCGCGGCGCGTCGGTCGCGGTCACGGCCGCGACCCGAAGCGACGCCGCCGACGTCGCGCTCCCGTCGACGGGCAACGGCGGCCAGGCCGCGGCGGCCTACGCGGGCCGGGCCGGCCTCGAGTCCCACGCCTATCTCCCCTCGCGCTCGGGCTTTACGAACAAGGCGATGGTCAACGTCCACGGCGGCGACATGAACGTCGTCGGCGGCCGCTACGGCGACGCGGTTGGTGCGTACGAGGAGGCGCTCGCCGAACACGACGACTGGTACTCGCTGCGGGCCTTCGAGACGCCGTATCGCCACGAGGGGATCAAGACGCTGTTCTACGAACTCGTCGAAGACCTCGAGTGGGACGTGCCGGACGCGATCTGTTACCCGACGGGAATCGGGACGGGGATCGTCGGCCTCGCCAAGGCCGCCCGCGAGTTCGAGGAACTGGGACTGATCGACGAGACGCCGGCACTCTACGCCGCGCAGGCGTCGGGCTGTGCCCCGATCGCGGACGCCGTCGCCGACGGCCGCGACGACCACGCTCCCGTCGAACGGCCCGACACGATCTGTGGCGAACTCGAGATCCCCGATCCGCCGGCGGGATCGTGGGTCCTCGAGGCGCTGCGCGAGACCGACGGCGGCGCGGTCGCGACCGACGATCCCGACATCCTCGAGAGCGCCGTGCGAGTGGCCCAGACGACCGGACTCGAGCCGACCCCGAGCGCGGCGGCGGCCGCCAGCGGCGCGTGGGAACTCGCCGACCGCGGTGCGTTCGACGGCGACGAAACGGTCGTGATCGTCAACACCGGTGCGGGCAACAAGGAGGCCGACGTCTTGCGCAGCCACCTGATGGGACAGGGAATTTAG
- a CDS encoding SIR2 family NAD-dependent protein deacylase, giving the protein MDNVERLATAVRNADTAVAFTGAGISAPSGVPTFRGDDGVWERFDQGQFAYGRFQRDPEGFWADRVDLQRAMFDGDFEPNAAHEALAAMERDGLLEAVLTQNTDGLHGDAAAAVGEGDDAGTDGDSDAPVAGEPTVLELHGNSQRVRCTDCGKRKDGDQIFDRAAGGELPPTCDCGGVFKPDVVLFGEQLPGAVLQRARSLARASDAFLAIGSSLVVEPAASLPRLAASTGATVGIVNLESTPCDDVAAAVVREDVTEALPRLRDLVRE; this is encoded by the coding sequence ATGGATAACGTCGAGCGACTCGCGACCGCCGTTCGGAACGCGGACACCGCCGTCGCCTTCACCGGTGCGGGAATCTCCGCGCCGTCTGGCGTGCCGACGTTCCGGGGCGACGACGGCGTCTGGGAACGGTTCGACCAGGGGCAGTTCGCGTACGGCCGATTCCAGCGCGATCCCGAGGGGTTCTGGGCCGATCGAGTCGACCTCCAGCGGGCGATGTTCGACGGGGATTTCGAGCCGAACGCGGCCCACGAGGCGCTGGCCGCGATGGAACGGGACGGCCTCCTCGAGGCGGTCCTGACCCAGAACACGGACGGGCTCCACGGCGACGCCGCGGCGGCGGTCGGCGAGGGGGACGACGCCGGAACGGACGGCGATTCAGACGCGCCGGTCGCCGGCGAGCCGACGGTCCTCGAGTTACACGGCAACTCCCAGCGGGTCCGCTGTACGGACTGCGGGAAACGCAAGGACGGCGACCAGATCTTCGATCGGGCGGCCGGCGGCGAACTGCCGCCGACCTGCGACTGCGGCGGCGTGTTCAAACCCGACGTGGTCCTCTTCGGCGAGCAGTTGCCCGGTGCGGTCCTCCAGCGGGCGCGGTCGCTCGCGCGCGCGAGCGACGCCTTCCTCGCGATCGGCTCCTCGCTGGTCGTCGAACCCGCCGCGTCGCTGCCACGGCTGGCCGCTTCGACCGGCGCGACGGTGGGGATCGTCAACCTCGAGTCGACCCCGTGTGACGACGTCGCCGCCGCGGTCGTCCGCGAGGACGTGACCGAGGCGCTCCCCCGCCTGCGTGATCTGGTCCGCGAGTAG
- a CDS encoding helix-turn-helix domain-containing protein, translating into MRYATMVLTWADGRLNAIDDHFSRSDAVTIEAVRYLNPIHERRYVELLALRGDLDRARALLADSPEALEYDVAGADGRGVAYVKCQIVEPVDDLLSILREHEIVLDWPMTYVDTDAARGLEVTALGTSRALQRAAAALPEGVDVDLQRLGEYDPSGGSSAPTLTARQQELFDLAVSEGYYEVPRETTHRKLAEKLDLAPGTVSEHLQRIEATLAARYTSTVR; encoded by the coding sequence ATGAGATACGCTACGATGGTGCTAACGTGGGCCGACGGCCGGCTCAACGCGATCGACGACCACTTCAGCCGCAGCGACGCGGTCACGATCGAGGCGGTTCGCTACCTGAATCCGATCCACGAACGGCGGTACGTCGAACTCCTCGCGCTCCGTGGCGACCTCGACCGGGCCCGCGCGTTGCTCGCCGACAGTCCGGAGGCACTCGAGTACGACGTCGCCGGCGCGGACGGCCGCGGCGTCGCCTACGTGAAGTGCCAAATCGTCGAGCCAGTCGACGACCTGCTGTCGATCCTCCGCGAGCACGAAATCGTCCTCGACTGGCCGATGACATACGTCGACACCGACGCCGCTCGCGGACTCGAGGTGACGGCGCTCGGGACGAGCCGGGCGCTCCAGCGCGCTGCGGCGGCGTTACCCGAAGGGGTCGACGTCGACCTTCAGCGGCTGGGCGAGTACGATCCCAGCGGTGGCAGCTCCGCGCCGACGCTGACCGCCCGCCAGCAGGAACTATTCGACCTCGCCGTCAGCGAGGGGTACTACGAGGTGCCACGCGAGACGACCCACCGGAAACTGGCCGAGAAACTCGATCTCGCGCCGGGTACCGTCAGCGAACACCTCCAGCGGATCGAAGCGACGCTGGCCGCCAGATACACGTCGACGGTGCGATAG
- a CDS encoding 50S ribosomal protein L37e encodes MTGAGTPSQGKKNKTTHTKCRRCGEKSYHTKKKVCSSCGFGESAKRRGYEWQSKSGDN; translated from the coding sequence ATGACTGGTGCAGGAACCCCGAGCCAAGGAAAGAAGAACAAGACGACCCACACCAAGTGTCGTCGCTGCGGAGAGAAGTCCTACCACACCAAGAAGAAGGTCTGCTCGTCGTGTGGCTTCGGCGAGTCCGCGAAGCGCCGCGGCTACGAGTGGCAGTCGAAGTCCGGCGACAACTGA
- a CDS encoding phosphoglycerol geranylgeranyltransferase, translating into MTTPWDDWNHVLKLDPDKELPEGVTYGDLCATGTDAIEVGGTMGITEENMSAVIEACAEHDVALYQEPSNPEVVLEDDALDGYLIPTVFNAGSPFWITEAHKEWVRLEGDLDWERTTTEAYIVLNPEADVAELTEANCDLGADDVAAYATVAEHMFGQEIVYVEYSGTLGDEGVVQAAGEATDQSTLFYGGGIHDYDSAYSMAQYADVVVVGDLAHEEGIEAVRETVEAANDA; encoded by the coding sequence ATGACTACCCCCTGGGACGACTGGAATCACGTTCTCAAACTCGATCCCGACAAGGAGTTACCCGAGGGTGTGACCTACGGTGACCTCTGTGCGACCGGAACGGACGCCATCGAGGTCGGCGGCACCATGGGTATCACCGAGGAGAACATGAGCGCCGTCATCGAGGCCTGTGCCGAACACGACGTCGCCCTCTATCAGGAGCCCTCCAACCCCGAAGTCGTCCTCGAGGACGACGCGCTGGACGGCTATCTCATTCCGACCGTCTTCAACGCCGGCTCGCCGTTCTGGATCACCGAGGCCCACAAGGAGTGGGTCCGCCTCGAGGGCGATCTCGACTGGGAACGGACGACGACGGAGGCCTACATCGTGCTGAACCCCGAGGCCGACGTCGCGGAACTGACCGAGGCCAACTGCGACCTCGGGGCCGACGACGTCGCCGCCTACGCGACCGTCGCGGAACACATGTTCGGCCAGGAGATCGTCTACGTCGAGTACTCGGGCACCCTCGGCGACGAGGGCGTCGTCCAGGCCGCCGGCGAGGCGACCGACCAGTCGACGCTGTTCTACGGGGGCGGCATCCACGACTACGACTCCGCGTACTCGATGGCCCAGTACGCCGACGTCGTCGTCGTCGGCGACCTCGCACACGAGGAGGGGATCGAGGCGGTCCGCGAGACCGTCGAGGCGGCCAACGACGCCTAA
- a CDS encoding LSM domain-containing protein yields MSGRPLDVLEASLGERVTVRLKSGDEYVGDLAGYDQHMNLVLEDVTIPVEGVDQEAPAEDTTIIRGDNVVSITP; encoded by the coding sequence GTCCTCGAGGCGTCGCTCGGCGAACGCGTTACGGTACGACTCAAGAGCGGCGACGAGTACGTCGGCGACCTCGCCGGGTACGATCAGCACATGAACCTCGTCCTCGAGGACGTGACGATCCCCGTCGAGGGCGTCGATCAGGAGGCTCCGGCCGAAGACACAACCATTATACGCGGCGACAACGTCGTCTCGATTACTCCATGA
- a CDS encoding helix-turn-helix domain-containing protein, translating to MSLHVAFEASSPSLVLAPTLETLPSLEVDLERQYALDPARPIAFCVVRCRDRDRLERALAADPTVARFDRIAGLDGHHRYRLQRSETDVVGAYRQWVAAGGELLECRGADGRWDVEMRFPDRASFGQYHDFLVDEGVSVTLHRLAETDAHSRRAGDPTLTDRQREALSLAHERGFFEVPREAELAELAAQLEISNQAVSERLRRGQARLVDAHVVD from the coding sequence ATGAGTCTCCACGTCGCCTTCGAGGCGTCGTCGCCGTCGCTGGTCCTCGCCCCGACCCTCGAGACCCTCCCATCGCTCGAGGTCGACCTCGAGCGCCAGTACGCGCTCGATCCCGCGCGGCCGATCGCGTTCTGCGTGGTCCGCTGTCGGGATCGCGACCGACTCGAGCGGGCGCTGGCCGCCGACCCGACGGTCGCGCGGTTCGACAGGATCGCCGGCCTCGACGGCCACCACCGCTACCGACTGCAGCGGAGCGAGACGGACGTCGTCGGGGCGTACCGCCAGTGGGTTGCCGCCGGCGGCGAGTTGCTCGAGTGCCGGGGCGCGGACGGCCGCTGGGACGTCGAGATGCGGTTTCCCGACCGGGCGTCGTTCGGCCAGTACCACGATTTTCTCGTCGACGAAGGCGTCTCCGTGACCCTCCACCGACTCGCCGAGACCGACGCGCACTCGCGACGAGCCGGCGACCCCACGCTGACGGACCGCCAGCGGGAGGCCCTGTCACTGGCCCACGAACGCGGCTTCTTCGAGGTCCCCCGCGAGGCGGAACTGGCCGAGCTCGCCGCCCAACTCGAGATCTCGAACCAGGCGGTCAGCGAACGGCTGCGACGCGGGCAGGCGCGGCTGGTCGACGCGCACGTCGTCGACTGA